The genomic segment TGGCGTTCGTCCTCGGCGGCGTCATCGCGATGTTCACCGCGCTGTCGGCCAGCGAACTCGGGACGGCGATGCCCAAGTCCGGCGGGGCCTACTACTACGTCAACCACGCGCTCGGTCCGCTGTTTGGCTCGGTCGCCGGCTGGGCCAACTGGCTCGGGCTGGCCTTTGCGAGCGCGTTCTACATGGTCGGCTTCGGCCGCTACATCGCCCGCATCTTCGGGCTGTCGGGGTCGGTCGGCGTGGGCCTCGTGTCGATGTCGGTCGTGAAACTGGTCGCGCTCGTCGGAGCGGCGCTGTTCGTGCTCATCAACTACGTCGGCGCGAAGGAGACCGGGCGGCTCCAGAACGTCATCGTGGTCGTGCTGGTCGCGATTCTCGCCGTGTTCACGTTCCTTGGGACCCTTCGGGCCCAGCCGGGGAACCTCCCGCCGGCGACGGACGTGGTCACGACGCTGGAGACGACGGGCCTCATCTTCGTCTCCTATCTCGGCTTCGTCCAGATTACGAGCGTCGCCGAGGAGATCAAAGACCCCGGCAGGAACCTCCCGCGGGCGGTCATCGGCAGCGTCGTCATCGTGACGGTCATCTACGCGCTCGTACTCGTCATCATGAGCGCGGCGGTGCCGGAGGGGTTTATCGCGGACGTCATCACCGACCCCAGCACCGAGAACCCCATCGCCGTGGTCGAGGTCGGGCAGTATCTCCAGGGTGCACTGATGGGCGGTGCACTGCTGTTTGGCGGCCTGCTGGCGACGGCCTCCAGCGCGAACGCCTCCATCCTGGCCTCCTCGCGCATCAACTTCGCGATGGGGCGTGACCGCATCGTCACGCCGGCGCTCAACGAGATTCACCCGCGCTTTGGGACACCGTATCGCGCCATCGGTATCACCGGCGGGCTCATTCTCCTCTTTATCGTCGTCGGCGACCTGACGCTACTATCGGGCGCGGCCTCGGGCCTGCACCTCATCATCTACGGCCTCCTGAACCTCGCGCTCATCGTGATGCGCTACGTCAACCCCGAGGAGTACGCGCCCGACTTCGTCGTGCCGCTCTTTCCCCTCCTCCCGATTCTGGGCGCCGTCCTCTCCTTTGCCCTGCTGGTGTTTGTCGCCACCGACGCGCTCTTGCTCACCTTCGGCATCGCGGCCGCAGCGATAGTGTGGTACGGGCTCTACGCCCGCTCCCGAACGGAGAAACAGGGTATCCTCTCGAAACACATCCTCTCGCGCTCCGAGAATCTGCCGGACGCCGCCGTCAGCGCCGCCGCGGGCGTCCAGCCCGACGGCGGGCAGTACCGCGTGATGGTGCCGCTGGCCAACCCCGAACACGAGAAGGAGCTCATCACGCTCGCAAGCGCCATCGCCAAGCAACGGGGCGGCACCGTCGTCGCCACCCACATCGTCACCGTTCCGGACCAGACGGCCCTGGCCGGCGCCGCCGAGAAGGCCGACGAGCTCGACGCCACCTCCGAGCGGCTCCTGCAGAGCGCCCGCGAAGACGCCGAGACCTTCGGCGTGGAGGTAGAGCAACACACCATCATCTCCCATAAGTCCTACGAGGCCATCTTCGACGCCGCCCGCAGCCACACCGCCGACCTCGTCGTGATGGGCTGGGGCCCCGACTCGCACGGCTCGCCCGGGCGGGCCGAGTCGGCGATGGACGAACTCACCGAAGCCGTCCCCTGTGACTTCCTCGTCCTTCGGGACCGCGGCTTCGACCCCTCGCGCATCCTGCTGCCGACCGCCGGCGGCCCGGACTCGGAGCTGTCCGCGGCGATTGCGAAGCTGCTCCAGGCCGAATACGACTCCGAGGTGACGCTGCTCAACGTCGCCGACGACGAGGAAAACGCCCAGCAGTTCCTCCAGGAGTGGGCGGTCGAACACGGGCTCGAAGACGCCAGCCTCCGAATCGAGTCGGGCGACGTGGAGACGGCCATCGAGGACGCGGCCGCCGACCACACGCTCTTGCTCATCGGCGCGACCGAGGAGGGGCTGCTCCGGCGGCTCGTCTCTGGCTCGCTCGTGCTCGACGTGGTCGACGACGTGGACTGTTCAGTGCTACTTGCGGAGAAACACCGCGACCGCGGCCTGCTCGAACGGCTACTGTAGCCGTCTGCGATTCGGCGGCGGGGACCGAACGCGGTGGGGGACGCCCTTTCCCGGCCGGGGCAGTTGACTCATCGCCGTTCGCCCCCGATTATTAATCTGTGAAATTTGGACGCGAGCCTTAAGACCACCATAATAGATGTACGAGTATGCCGGACAATCGCAGCGGCCAGAACACCCGTGACGAGGTGACCGCGGACGGCGGCGTGGTCGAGCCCAAATCGGACGGCGAGGAGGCGGTAGACATCGAGTCGCTGTCCGACAGCGAGCTCCGGGCCGCGTTCAGGGAAGTCGAGAACGAACGGGACCAGGCCCGGAACCGCGTCAGCGAACTCGAAGACACAGTCGACGACCAGCAACACCGGCTCTACGACCTCGAAGGGTCGCTGGCCGAGCTTCAGGGCGTCGTCGAGGCCAACGCGTCGGGCGACCTGACCCGCCGGGCCGACATCGACTCGAACGTCGACTCCGTCGTCGATTTCGTCTCCAGCTACAACCGGATGCTCGACGAGTGGAACTCGATGCTCAAGCAGGTCAAGGAAGTCAGTACGTCCGTCGACGAGTCGACCTCCGAGGTCGAGGAGGAGGTCGCGAAGGTCGACGAAGAGGGCGAACAGGTGAGCCAGTCCATCGGCGAGATCGCCGACGGCGCCCACGAGCAAAACGAACACCTCCAGCAGGTCGGCGACGAGATGCGCTCTATCTCCGCGACCATCGAGGAGGTGGCCGCCTCCGCGACCGAGGTCGCGAACACCGCGGAAGACTCCGTCGAGAGCGGGGACAGCGCCCAGCAGGCCGCCACCAAGGCGATAAACGACCTGGAGTCCATGGAGGTAAAGACCGAGGAGATGGTCCAGCAGGTCGAACAGCTCTCCGACCTGATGGAGGACATCGAGGAGATAACCGAGTTCATCAACGACGTCGCGGACGACACGAACATGCTCGCGCTGAACGCCAACATCGAGGCGGCGCGGGCCGGCGAGGCCGGCGCGGGATTCGCCGTCGTCGCCAACGAGGTCAAGGACCTGGCCAACGAGACGAAGGAGGCGACCGACGAGATAAGCTCGACCGTCTCGGAGGTGCGCGACCAGACCGAGACGACGGTCGAGAACATGTACGAGACACAGGAGGTCGTCTCGCAGGCCGGCAGCGCGGTCGATTCGACCATCGACGGGCTGGACGACGTGGTCCACATGATAGACCAGGTCAACTCCAGCATCAAGGAGATAGACACCGCGGTCGACGAGCAGGCCCAGACCACGCAGTCGGTGGTCTCGATGGTAGACGAGGTGAGCGCCGTCAGCGAGGAGACGACGGCGGAAGCGGAGACCGTCGCCGACGCCGCCGAGAGCCAGGCCGAGTCACTCACCGACGTGACTCAGGAGGTCGGCGAGATGTCCCGGAAGGCCGAGCAGCTGGGCTCGACGGCCTCGCAGTTCACGACCGGCGAACGACAGCACCACACCGTCTCGAAGGGCGATACCGTCATCGACTTCTGGCACGCGATGGGCGGCTCGAAGTCGCTCCTGTTGCACGACTTCGCGCGGGAGTTCGAGGAGCGACACGGCTCCGTCCACTTCCGGCTGTCCTCGCTGGGGAGTTACGACGGCGTCTTGGACGAGAGTCTGGCTGCGGCCGGGAGCGACGAGATGCCCGCCATCGCACAGATAAACGAGATCGGTAGCATGAAAGCGCGGCTGAGCGGGGCGTTCAAACCCGCCGAGCGCGTCCTGCCGGGGGCGTCGAAAGCCTCCCTGACGGACTCCGTGTCGGACTACTACACGGTCGAGGGGGAGCTCCAGTCGGTGCCGTTTAACTCCTCGAACCCAGTGCTGTGTATCAACAGGGACGCGTTCGAGGCCGCCGGGCTGGACCCGGAGAACCCGCCCGAGACCTTCGCTGGGGTCCGCGAGGCGAGTCAGCAACTCGTCGACGCCGGCGTCTGTGACTACGGCATCACCTTCGCGAACTACTCGTGGTTCGTCGAGCAGTGGTTCGCCGAGGCCGGCCAGGAACTCGTCAACGAGCAGAACGGCCGGGCCGGCGTGCCCGACAAGGCACACCTCGACAGCGACTTCGGCCGCGAGTTCTTCCAGTGGTGGACCGATATGGAGGCCGACGGCCTCTACCACAACAGCGGTATCAAGGCCCGCGGGAAGGCCAAGAAGGCGTTCCACGACGGGCGTGCGGCCATGCTCGTCGGGTCGACCTCGTCGCTGGGAAGCATCCAGTCCGGCGCCGACTTCGAGCTGAAAACCGGCTATCTACCGGTGCTCGACGAGCGCAACGGTGTCCTCGTCGGCGGCGCCTCGCTGTGGATCGGCGACGAGCTCGACCCGCAGGTCGAACAGGCCGCCGGCGAGTTCCTGGCGTGGCTGCTCGAACCGGAACAACAGGCACGCTGGCACCGCGAAACGGGGTACTTCCCCGTCTGTGACGGCGCGGCCGACCTGCTGCGAAGCGAGGGGTGGTTCGAGGAGAACCCGCACTTCGCCACCGCCTTCGACCAGTTCCAGCAGTCCTCGGACACGCCCGCGACCAACGGGGCCCAGATGGGGCCGTTCCCGGAGGTCCGGGGCATCATCGAACAGGCCCGGGCCGAGATGCCCGTCGGCGACGACGTCGACGACGCGCTCCGCGCGCTGAACAACGAGATAGAAGCGGAGCTGTACAGCTGGGAAGCGCGATAGGTCGCGGGCCCGGTAGATACTGTCCGCCATCGCGTCGAGCGCTCGGGTTGTAGCTCGGCCACGAAGTCGAGCGGACCGGCGCGGCAATCGATCGGTTAGAGGTCCCCGACCAGCCGTGCCTGTGTCAGAATCAGCTCGGCGTTGTCCGCCACCCACTCGGGGTCGCGGTGCTCACACATCGAATCGAGAATCCGCTGTTCATCGGCCGACCGCTCCGACGGTGTCTCACTCATTGGCACGTCTGTTCGGCTGCGTCGGTAATAACCGTTTCTCGGCCGCGGGCCACAGTCCGATGGGCACGTGGCTTCGGCAGCCGTCAGACGCGTACGCGGCAGTTTCTGTCTGCTCGTGTACCACGGTCGCGTCCATAGCCACCTCCCGCAGGTCCGCCTGACAGTCCTCACAGACCGACCCACTGTGTCAGCACAGACGCGCCGCTGGCGGGTCAGTGTGGACGAGAGAAATAGTACCGGTGAGCGGATTGTCGGCTGGCTCAGCCGAACATCTGGCACATTATACGCCAAGATTCAAACAGGATGTTACTATCGCGTTCCACACTATAGTGAAAAGGACCTAGCAGATAGCTAGAAATGATTGGATTGGTGCAGTATATTACAACGATTAGAGGTCGGGAATCTGTCTGGTACAAAACTGACGCATAGCACAGTAGTCGAAGTTTCCACGGGTCATAATGTCAGATTCGACGAACAAGTCGGTGAGGTTCCGTTTTGACAGCCAATCTCGCCCATTCGCTATCTTACCCGTTTCTTCGCGCTTTTGTTGCTCTGTCAGTTGGCTATCTAAATATGTGAAAACCGAACTGACAACGTCGAACCTTGGGGGAGGGTAATTCAGTCGACCCATAACGTTCTTCATGTCACTGTCAAAAAACAACACAACTGCCACATCTTTGTCCCCATACATGATATAATCGTGGATACTCTGTTCACCTTTTGTGTCATCTCCACTGTCGTGAGCGACCCGGTGCTGCGTGAGTGCAGTATCGAAATCAACGTGTGAGTTCGCTCTGAGGCAGGATTCCACCTCTTGTGCAGCGGTTTTAGTATCGCTGTTGCTTTGCAGTCCGCAGATCTCTTCTTTTACCCCCGCCGTGATCCGGAGAGAGTTTGCCTTCTTTAAATAAAGCTGACCGACTCTCGAATATACGAGACCGAGGAGTGAATCTGTATCGATAAGAACGACAGCACACATTAAAGAGGAGAACCGATTCTACAACTCTACGCCTTCAGTCACCACATCAGCAACATCGTCTCGACTCTTCACGTTAGTCCGCTCTGCTTTGGCAACGGCGATAGAACGCTCAATACCCGGGACGTCCCCAAACTGGCGCATAATGAGTGATTCACCGATCGCGCCACTTTTGAAGGCGTCGAGAGCCACCTGAACGTCGTCGAACTGGTGATTCCGAGTGGCGTGTTCGCTCATACGGTGGGGTAGTGCTGTGGTTATTATAGACTTTGGGGTTGCTTTGGTTCATAATCGCATAGTGGATTGCTCCAGAATCGCTAAGGGGCGGTAAATTTGGCCTTTTGCGAGTAGCCCGATCACAGTGGCGGTTTCGTGAGCTGTGGACACTTTATCGCTTCCCGGGTTCAAAATGAGTTTCATATTCGTAAGTGAGGAGTGGTCTCGATAGGTGTGACTGAAGGCTCCATCGGACCTACGAGTAACCCGGAGAGAAAACCCGAGTCCCGTTCGCCGACCCACTTCATTAGCGTGGGCGTCGAGGCCGACAACCCGACTCCGGTACCGATGTCGACATAGATGGGGTCCACGAGTGACTGAATAGCATCCAAGATGAGATGCGGGAGATGGCCGTACCACCGACGAGACCCAATCCTCGTTCGAAATGACGAGATAACCGATTACACCCGAGATACGAACGCAGAGACGCACCGAGTGGATTGGCTTCGGGCCGTCGACTCGGGCGTGTCCGGTGAAGCAGAGCGGGAGCGCGTGGACGAACTCCTCGTGACGTAGGCCGGTTCGTGCGTCGGACGGGTGCTGCTGCTAGATAATTATGACGTTCGCAAAGAAGTGTACCGCCGGAGTTGGTGGATTCAAGCCACCGATCGAAACAGGATTGTAATCCTATCCGAACATCTGGCGCATCATCGGGTGCATCTCCATGAGCTGCTCCTCGGCGATCTCCTCGTACAGCTTGTACGTGATGGAGACCGTCAGCAGCAGGCCCGTACCGGAGACGTTACCGATGGTGCCCATCATGTTCGCCATGACGGCCAGCAGTCCGACGAGGGCACCGCCGATGACGGTGACCTGCGGAATGTAGCGTTCGAGCACCTTCTCGATGACGCCGACGTTCTGGCGGAAGCCGGGAATCTGCATCCCGGAGTTGTGAATCTGCTTCGCGGTGGCTTCCGGGCCCATGTCCGTGGTTTCGACCCAGAAGACGGCGAAGATGGCC from the Halomicroarcula saliterrae genome contains:
- a CDS encoding amino acid permease; translation: MSDEELAKDLGPLAALTIGVGTMIGAGIFVLPGEAILNAGSLASVAFVLGGVIAMFTALSASELGTAMPKSGGAYYYVNHALGPLFGSVAGWANWLGLAFASAFYMVGFGRYIARIFGLSGSVGVGLVSMSVVKLVALVGAALFVLINYVGAKETGRLQNVIVVVLVAILAVFTFLGTLRAQPGNLPPATDVVTTLETTGLIFVSYLGFVQITSVAEEIKDPGRNLPRAVIGSVVIVTVIYALVLVIMSAAVPEGFIADVITDPSTENPIAVVEVGQYLQGALMGGALLFGGLLATASSANASILASSRINFAMGRDRIVTPALNEIHPRFGTPYRAIGITGGLILLFIVVGDLTLLSGAASGLHLIIYGLLNLALIVMRYVNPEEYAPDFVVPLFPLLPILGAVLSFALLVFVATDALLLTFGIAAAAIVWYGLYARSRTEKQGILSKHILSRSENLPDAAVSAAAGVQPDGGQYRVMVPLANPEHEKELITLASAIAKQRGGTVVATHIVTVPDQTALAGAAEKADELDATSERLLQSAREDAETFGVEVEQHTIISHKSYEAIFDAARSHTADLVVMGWGPDSHGSPGRAESAMDELTEAVPCDFLVLRDRGFDPSRILLPTAGGPDSELSAAIAKLLQAEYDSEVTLLNVADDEENAQQFLQEWAVEHGLEDASLRIESGDVETAIEDAAADHTLLLIGATEEGLLRRLVSGSLVLDVVDDVDCSVLLAEKHRDRGLLERLL
- a CDS encoding extracellular solute-binding protein, with the protein product MPDNRSGQNTRDEVTADGGVVEPKSDGEEAVDIESLSDSELRAAFREVENERDQARNRVSELEDTVDDQQHRLYDLEGSLAELQGVVEANASGDLTRRADIDSNVDSVVDFVSSYNRMLDEWNSMLKQVKEVSTSVDESTSEVEEEVAKVDEEGEQVSQSIGEIADGAHEQNEHLQQVGDEMRSISATIEEVAASATEVANTAEDSVESGDSAQQAATKAINDLESMEVKTEEMVQQVEQLSDLMEDIEEITEFINDVADDTNMLALNANIEAARAGEAGAGFAVVANEVKDLANETKEATDEISSTVSEVRDQTETTVENMYETQEVVSQAGSAVDSTIDGLDDVVHMIDQVNSSIKEIDTAVDEQAQTTQSVVSMVDEVSAVSEETTAEAETVADAAESQAESLTDVTQEVGEMSRKAEQLGSTASQFTTGERQHHTVSKGDTVIDFWHAMGGSKSLLLHDFAREFEERHGSVHFRLSSLGSYDGVLDESLAAAGSDEMPAIAQINEIGSMKARLSGAFKPAERVLPGASKASLTDSVSDYYTVEGELQSVPFNSSNPVLCINRDAFEAAGLDPENPPETFAGVREASQQLVDAGVCDYGITFANYSWFVEQWFAEAGQELVNEQNGRAGVPDKAHLDSDFGREFFQWWTDMEADGLYHNSGIKARGKAKKAFHDGRAAMLVGSTSSLGSIQSGADFELKTGYLPVLDERNGVLVGGASLWIGDELDPQVEQAAGEFLAWLLEPEQQARWHRETGYFPVCDGAADLLRSEGWFEENPHFATAFDQFQQSSDTPATNGAQMGPFPEVRGIIEQARAEMPVGDDVDDALRALNNEIEAELYSWEAR